The Plasmodium vivax chromosome 7, whole genome shotgun sequence DNA window agaaGACACTTATGCCCTTTTGCGAGTAGCCCTTTTGCGTTTCGTGCGTCTtagcgtaaaaaaaggggaaactcAGCTGAgcaggaaaaagaggaaaaaaaaaaaaaaacacactcgCACGCaagcatacacatgtgcgcgGCCCAAAATAGCACAACACGCaagcatacacatgtgcgcaaCCCAAAATAATACAGCACGAaagcatacacatgtgcacagcCCGCCATACCACCCCCAACCGCGCAGTGCCCCCCCGTCAATCCATTTATTCCACGGTGCCCCCCCCGACGTCGCGTCCCCCTCCCAAactgctcctttttcacaacaaaaattattataatgtatGACCTAGGAAATAAGCACAAATTtgatgtgaaaaaatgcataaagaaatatagagtgtgcataattttacaCGTGCTCCTAGCTGGGCTGCAGTTACTGACGCCGCGCCCCTTCCTGTTTATATCCCACCTGTTGGTAGCTGTCATAGGGATCGACTGCTTCTGCTCCTACTTGACGTTTAAGTACTTCTGCTTCACAGTGGTAAATATGATATGCGGGATTAGCGACTTTATATGGCTACTCTTTAAGTGTATAGGCAAAAATCGGTTTAAGTGGCTAGACCCCCAGCACTACTGGAAGATAATTAACGTTGACAATATCTTTTTGGAGTTCTTCTCAACTGCGTTACACTACGTgtttgaagagaaaaaaccGGATGTCTCGGCTCAAAATGTGCACAAGAAATATGagtatattaaaaacttCTTTAAATTATTACCAGTTCAGAAGAAAACATATGCATGGAAAATTTACATAGAGTTATTCATTATCCTCGTTGgcattttcttatattttattggCTCATATATCAGTTGGCAGCTCTACAAGTACACGTTAAATTACAACCAAAATGATTTATTGTTAAGCAAATACCATTATGGTACCTTCCATGAAGAAAACAGTAAAAACTCGCCTACCACGCAGAGTGAATTTATTCCCTTCATTGGACAGCCGTACCGAATATCAgattttttggagaaaaattaGCGCCTCCTCCGAGTAATTTTGCAGCTCCACGTATTTCTGCGTATGTGGGGCACTCCTGAGGAAATTCCTCCAACGTATCATAAAAttaacccccttttttgtgagtCTCCCAgacaaatgtgtgcatttccatcccttttgcttcttcccgcCCCTCTCGCTTCTCCACCCGTAAAATGTTTCCACCGCTCGTGTGTCAAATGGGCGCCCCTTGTGACCGTCGCCCACTTGTTTTCGTTTATCCCTTTGATATAACCACCACGCGGGTGCGCACACAGGGGCAACCATTCAATGCGTCCACCTccctcccattttgcacataatattatatgttaacTGCAAAGATGGGAAAGCCACGTGTACATTCGTGTGCTCACTGTGAGGTCATCCCCGCGATATGTACACCTCGTCAGTTGCTTACTTCCTTCTGCACAGTTACCTCATTGTTACTCTGTCGAAGCAGCGTCCTCCTACTGCACATGACCAACACGTCTTTAGCTTTCCTTTAGCTTTCCTCTAgctttcttttaatttttgtttaaaatatgtttatatttagaagaacaattttgaaaaaaacttCCTCACGCTTGGGCGGCGTTGAGCGGCGTTTCCAAGTTAACACTCccccgtggggggggaaCTCTCCCTAATTAAAGGGTAAAAAGAGACctacttttttctttgcaaaaaagagcaaTCGTGAAATTGCGCAGCCcacagggggagaagcgttGCGGTGAAACAGAAGGAAGAGATGCCGcttttttcgccccctccccctaaGAGTAAAAGTCACCAAAAGGTTCGTCTGCCAAGAAGCACGCAACGCATTTGCGCAGAGTCCCCCTTAACAGCTAATCACAGCGAAACGGTGCAGCGGCCTGCATCTTCGGGTGAttcaaaatacacacatgtgtagaAAATTTATTCAGACATATGTAAGTCTACCATCCGAACTGCTTAAAAGATTCatcagccattttttttattttcctgcCCCTCGATTTGTACTACGTTAATATCGCGCCCcttccaaaatggagaaaaaaaaaaaaaaaaaaacatccatTGCGCATATTGCCgtggatttatttttctccgTATATATagacaaagaaaaaaaaaaaaaattgcagttTAGAGAGAGTCTTAAAAGATgctccgtttttttcttcctttctccattttgtaaatgtgTGAGAAACGCTTCCCcaacttctccccccctaaGAGCGACTACATTTTGCTCGCTTCGATTCGCGGCTAAAATGAGGCCTAATCCCTCATGAGGGCATACACACGCGTTCAAATGTACACTTATGCGCGTAGGTAGGCACATGTAGACATACGTGCACTGCTGCACCTCCCGCGCAGCGCCAATTTGTCCTGCTTTCTGGTCAATCTTAATTCGATATGATCGCGCTCTGTGAAGGGCCTACTACATATGCACGACGCTGAAGAGACCCATTTGTAATCGTAAAGAAAgcgcattttgtttttttgggaGTCTTCCCTTTTCTGCCTTCCGTCGCCCTCTCTTTGGTGATGTAGTGCCGCATATGGACCTGCGAACCGCGTGGCAATCGGGCGAGCGTAGTTGTGCCTGCGTCCCCATTGCCACGGGGTGCATCTGAGAAAGAAACAACCTAAAACAAGTGACGCAAAAAATCTTACGCAACGTGTGCGCCCACAAAAGGAACATTTAAGTCATCATCAAACCCCCCATTCCGTGATCCCCCAAACGAACAAAGCGGCGAACCATGCAGAACGAACACACGTTGGACGAACCGATAACGCTAAAGTTCTGCTACGGGATTAACGAATCGTTTAGCAGTGTGCACGTGATAAGGAAGAGAGAACAGGGAGGAGACGCcgcggggggagagggagaTCCCCTCATTGTCTACACCTCGGATAACAATATCGTCATAGTGGATGAAAAGAAGCAGCTACTCTTTAGGGgccattttaacaaaatttcaaaattgatCAAAAGTTGTAACAATGAATTTATCGTTTCTTGCGACAAGGGGAGGGACtccttcatcattttgtgGAGGCTAAGCCAGAACTGCTTAGTTCCGGTtaagaagttttttttccacagtTCGCATGACCCCTCAGGGAAGCGTGAGCCGAAGGAGAGCATCGACGGGGAGGCATTCCACAGGAGGGGCGGTCCTCACCAGGCGAGCAGCCCGAGTGCAGAAAACCAGGAAGGAGTGAACGATGCACAGGACAACCCCATCGAAGCAGACAAGGTAGGCTACGAATGCGTGGACA harbors:
- a CDS encoding hypothetical protein, conserved (encoded by transcript PVX_098715A); translated protein: MYDLGNKHKFDVKKCIKKYRVCIILHVLLAGLQLLTPRPFLFISHLLVAVIGIDCFCSYLTFKYFCFTVVNMICGISDFIWLLFKCIGKNRFKWLDPQHYWKIINVDNIFLEFFSTALHYVFEEKKPDVSAQNVHKKYEYIKNFFKLLPVQKKTYAWKIYIELFIILVGIFLYFIGSYISWQLYKYTLNYNQNDLLLSKYHYGTFHEENSKNSPTTQSEFIPFIGQPYRISDFLEKN